A single genomic interval of halophilic archaeon DL31 harbors:
- a CDS encoding GCN5-related N-acetyltransferase (PFAM: GCN5-related N-acetyltransferase~KEGG: hbo:Hbor_07340 acetyltransferase), whose product MVIRDATPGDRPAIERLQQLLPEPAPELLEPAAGGELLVTTAQTESGNETVVGYILWFPSDPVYVAEIVVHPEFRANGRGSRLFRALFDRLSDGTAVDLRVAAANAEARRLYRHLGFQQEESLQGAYESGLGYRMRYVVGESDAAKTDGESGAGS is encoded by the coding sequence GTGGTGATTCGGGACGCGACCCCCGGCGACCGGCCGGCAATCGAACGTCTCCAGCAGTTGCTCCCCGAACCCGCCCCAGAGCTTCTCGAACCAGCCGCCGGCGGTGAACTCCTCGTTACGACCGCGCAGACGGAGAGTGGGAACGAGACCGTCGTCGGCTACATTCTCTGGTTCCCCAGCGACCCCGTCTACGTCGCCGAGATAGTCGTGCATCCGGAGTTCCGCGCCAACGGCCGGGGGAGCCGGCTGTTTCGTGCGCTGTTCGACCGCCTCTCGGACGGGACTGCAGTCGACCTCCGCGTCGCAGCCGCGAACGCGGAGGCGCGACGTCTCTACCGGCATCTGGGCTTCCAACAGGAAGAATCACTTCAGGGCGCCTATGAGTCGGGCCTTGGCTACCGGATGCGATACGTCGTCGGGGAGAGCGATGCGGCAAAAACGGACGGCGAGAGCGGCGCAGGCAGTTAG